A genomic window from Lotus japonicus ecotype B-129 chromosome 1, LjGifu_v1.2 includes:
- the LOC130731714 gene encoding uncharacterized protein LOC130731714, with amino-acid sequence MQQQLLSGLRTFLKVYSTISLAKLASYMEVDEPTLRTILTTYKHKTHAVDSDGKITSTADVDFYIDDDLIHVVQSKPAKRYGDYFLRQIVKLEGVINEMDAIKLE; translated from the coding sequence ATGCAACAACAGTTGTTATCAGGCCTCCGTACCTTCTTGAAAGTGTACTCAACAATCTCCCTTGCAAAACTTGCAAGTTACATGGAAGTGGATGAACCCACCTTAAGGACTATCTTGACGACATATAAGCATAAGACACATGCTGTTGATAGCGATGGAAAAATTACATCAACTGCAGATGTGGATTTCTATATTGATGATGACTTGATTCATGTTGTGCAGTCTAAACCTGCCAAACGTTATGGTGATTACTTCTTGCGGCAGATTGTCAAGCTTGAAGGGGTGATCAATGAGATGGACGCGATAAAGCTGGAGTGA